A DNA window from Bacteroides cellulosilyticus contains the following coding sequences:
- a CDS encoding AraC family transcriptional regulator produces MSEEYLFHTRRKSDLFSYPYRMERGELLFCLQGGVQLYINQQKYALATGSVILVFPEQITFYKDATDDLELAVFAFSAQFRHEIFYSLPSDKVSFMREHNYSSFRGEEWDGICNHYLKLLQQKSVDSDNIYQRELVIYCCRMLFYEICNQSERLYRQTKPNHLRWRLKDRFIALVIESFREQRSVDYYADKLCVTTRHLSKTIQQTVGCTAKEWIDDYVILELKVTLHSTALSIQEIANQFNFPDQSYLGRYFKHHTGMSPTAYRENYGV; encoded by the coding sequence ATGAGTGAGGAATACCTGTTTCATACCCGCCGGAAATCCGATTTGTTTTCTTATCCTTATCGGATGGAGAGAGGGGAATTGCTGTTTTGCCTGCAAGGAGGAGTACAGCTTTACATTAACCAGCAGAAGTATGCTTTAGCTACCGGAAGTGTAATACTTGTTTTCCCCGAACAGATTACGTTTTATAAAGATGCTACAGATGATCTTGAACTGGCTGTTTTTGCTTTTTCCGCCCAGTTCCGGCATGAGATTTTCTATTCGTTGCCTTCGGATAAGGTATCCTTCATGCGTGAGCACAATTATAGTTCATTCCGGGGTGAAGAGTGGGATGGGATATGCAATCATTATCTTAAACTGCTGCAACAGAAGTCTGTGGACAGCGATAATATATATCAGCGTGAGTTGGTGATTTACTGTTGCCGGATGCTGTTTTATGAGATCTGTAATCAGTCGGAGCGTCTTTACCGGCAAACGAAGCCGAATCATTTGCGTTGGCGGTTGAAGGACCGCTTTATTGCGTTGGTGATAGAGTCGTTCAGGGAGCAGCGTTCGGTAGATTATTATGCGGATAAACTTTGTGTCACTACGCGGCATCTGAGTAAGACGATTCAACAAACGGTGGGATGCACAGCGAAAGAATGGATAGACGATTACGTGATACTTGAGCTTAAAGTGACACTTCACTCTACAGCACTTTCCATACAGGAGATAGCTAATCAGTTTAATTTCCCTGATCAGTCCTATCTGGGGAGATACTTCAAGCATCACACAGGAATGTCGCCCACGGCTTACAGGGAGAATTATGGTGTATAG
- the rnr gene encoding ribonuclease R — protein sequence MAKNKEKKAGKRMKKKELISALMDFFHSKPDEVLSLKYIFEQLHLTTHPLKMLCRDILSDMLLDDYITEIEKSKYKLNNHGVEMTGTFQRKSNGKNSFIPEGGGDPIFVAERNSAHAMNNDKVRISFYAKRRGCEAEGEVIEVLERANDTFVGTLEVGSSYAFLVTENRTLANDIFIPKEKLKGGKTGDKAIVKVVEWPDKAKNPIGQVIDILGKAGDNTTEMHAILAEFGLPYVYPSSVEKAADKIPAEISDEEIAKREDFRNVTTFTIDPKDAKDFDDALSIRKLKDGLWEVGVHIADVTHYVTEGSIIDKEAEKRATSVYLVDRTIPMLPERLCNFICSLRPDEEKLAYSVIFDINEKGDVKDSRVVHTVIKSDRRFTYEEAQQVIETKEGDFKEEILMLDTIAKALRQKRFVAGAINFDRYEVKFEIDEKGKPISVYFKVSKDANKLVEEFMLLANRTVAEKIGRVPKNKKAKVFPYRIHDLPDPEKLDNLAQFIARFGYKIRTGGTKTDVSKSINHLLDDIQGKKEENLIETVSIRAMQKARYSTHNIGHYGLAFEYYTHFTSPIRRFPDMMVHRLLTKYLNGGRSVSETKYEDLCDHSSNMEQIAANAERASIKYKQVEFMTERLGQVFDGVISGVTEWGLYVELNENKCEGMIPIRDLGDDYYEFDEKNYCLRGRRKHRTYSLGDAITIKVARANLEKKQLDFALVE from the coding sequence ATGGCCAAAAACAAAGAAAAAAAAGCCGGCAAGCGAATGAAGAAGAAAGAACTCATTTCTGCCCTTATGGATTTTTTCCATTCGAAACCCGATGAGGTATTGTCCCTGAAATACATATTCGAACAACTTCATCTCACCACACATCCCCTGAAGATGCTGTGTAGAGACATCCTAAGCGACATGCTACTGGATGATTACATCACCGAAATAGAGAAAAGCAAATATAAGCTGAACAATCATGGTGTGGAAATGACAGGTACTTTCCAGCGTAAAAGCAATGGAAAAAATTCTTTCATTCCCGAAGGTGGAGGCGACCCGATATTCGTGGCCGAACGTAATTCGGCACACGCCATGAACAATGATAAAGTCCGTATCTCCTTCTACGCCAAACGCCGTGGGTGCGAAGCCGAAGGAGAAGTGATAGAAGTGCTGGAGCGTGCCAACGACACCTTCGTAGGTACACTGGAAGTAGGCAGTTCATATGCCTTCCTGGTGACGGAAAACCGTACACTTGCCAATGACATCTTCATCCCCAAAGAAAAGCTGAAAGGCGGAAAGACGGGAGACAAAGCTATCGTGAAAGTAGTGGAATGGCCCGACAAGGCGAAAAACCCCATCGGACAAGTCATCGACATCCTGGGCAAAGCGGGCGACAACACCACAGAGATGCACGCCATCCTTGCTGAGTTCGGCCTGCCCTACGTCTACCCCTCTTCTGTAGAAAAAGCTGCGGATAAAATCCCCGCCGAAATATCCGATGAAGAAATTGCCAAACGCGAGGACTTCCGAAATGTAACCACCTTCACCATCGACCCAAAGGATGCCAAAGACTTTGATGATGCTCTCTCCATCCGCAAACTGAAAGACGGCTTGTGGGAAGTGGGCGTACACATTGCAGACGTCACCCACTACGTAACCGAAGGCAGCATCATCGACAAGGAAGCCGAAAAACGCGCTACATCCGTGTATCTTGTAGACCGTACCATCCCGATGCTTCCCGAACGTCTTTGCAACTTCATCTGCTCCCTGCGTCCCGACGAAGAAAAGCTGGCATACTCCGTTATCTTCGACATCAACGAAAAGGGAGATGTGAAAGACTCGCGCGTAGTACATACGGTAATCAAGTCCGACCGCCGCTTTACTTACGAAGAAGCACAGCAAGTAATCGAGACGAAAGAAGGAGACTTCAAAGAAGAAATCCTCATGCTGGACACCATTGCCAAGGCGCTGCGTCAAAAGCGTTTCGTAGCCGGAGCCATCAACTTCGACCGTTACGAAGTGAAGTTTGAGATAGACGAAAAAGGGAAACCTATCAGCGTCTACTTCAAAGTTTCCAAAGACGCCAACAAGTTGGTGGAAGAATTCATGTTGCTCGCCAACCGCACCGTAGCAGAAAAAATCGGCCGCGTGCCGAAAAACAAGAAGGCCAAGGTATTCCCTTACCGTATCCACGACCTCCCGGACCCGGAGAAACTGGATAACCTGGCACAATTCATCGCCCGCTTCGGCTACAAGATACGTACCGGTGGGACCAAGACAGATGTTTCCAAATCCATCAACCACTTGTTGGATGACATTCAGGGCAAGAAGGAGGAAAACCTTATTGAAACCGTATCCATCCGTGCCATGCAAAAAGCGCGTTATTCCACGCACAACATTGGACATTATGGATTGGCATTCGAATACTATACGCATTTCACCTCACCCATCCGCCGTTTCCCGGACATGATGGTACACCGCTTGCTGACGAAATATCTGAATGGCGGACGCAGTGTTTCCGAGACTAAATATGAAGACCTCTGCGACCACTCCAGCAATATGGAACAAATTGCAGCCAACGCTGAACGTGCTTCCATCAAATACAAGCAAGTAGAATTTATGACGGAGCGTCTGGGACAAGTGTTCGATGGTGTAATTTCCGGTGTTACGGAATGGGGACTGTACGTTGAACTGAACGAAAACAAATGCGAAGGCATGATACCTATCCGCGATCTTGGCGATGACTATTACGAGTTCGATGAGAAGAACTACTGCCTACGCGGACGCCGTAAGCACCGTACCTACAGTTTGGGCGATGCAATTACGATTAAGGTGGCACGGGCCAATCTGGAAAAGAAACAGTTGGACTTTGCGCTGGTAGAATAA
- a CDS encoding cation diffusion facilitator family transporter gives MNVEVASLSREKEIYKVTIIGSIANFALLAFKFVAGILGHSAAMLADAVHSLSDFVTDVIVLVFVRISNKPQDKDHDYGHGKYETLATAIIGILLLLVGFGILWSGASSIWAFMKGEQLEAPGMVALIAALVSILLKEILYQYTVIKGKSLNSQAVVANAWHHRSDAFSSIGTAVGIGGAILLGEHWRVLDPIAAVIVSFFIMKVAIQLLIPCVDELLEKSLPDEVEKDIEQALLSFPGVSEPHHLRTRRIGSYCAIEVHVRMDGGITLEEAHTTATAIEHKLKTMLGEGTLINIHVEPKK, from the coding sequence ATGAACGTAGAAGTTGCTTCTCTGTCTCGGGAGAAGGAAATATACAAAGTAACGATTATCGGTAGTATTGCTAATTTTGCGCTACTTGCCTTTAAGTTTGTGGCAGGTATTCTAGGCCATAGTGCTGCTATGTTGGCAGATGCGGTTCATTCTTTATCTGATTTTGTGACGGATGTCATTGTTCTCGTGTTTGTCCGTATTTCCAATAAACCTCAGGATAAAGATCATGATTATGGACATGGGAAGTATGAAACGTTAGCTACTGCTATTATTGGAATTTTATTATTATTGGTGGGGTTCGGAATTTTGTGGAGCGGTGCTTCTTCTATTTGGGCTTTTATGAAAGGAGAACAGCTGGAAGCACCTGGAATGGTGGCCCTGATAGCAGCTCTTGTTTCTATCTTGCTGAAGGAGATACTATATCAATATACAGTTATTAAGGGAAAGAGTCTGAATTCACAGGCAGTAGTAGCCAATGCCTGGCACCATCGGAGCGACGCTTTTTCGTCTATAGGAACGGCTGTAGGCATTGGAGGCGCAATCTTGTTGGGCGAACATTGGCGGGTACTCGATCCGATAGCTGCTGTGATTGTCAGTTTCTTTATAATGAAGGTAGCTATTCAACTGTTGATTCCTTGTGTTGACGAGTTGCTTGAAAAGTCTTTGCCGGATGAAGTGGAGAAAGATATTGAGCAAGCATTGCTCTCTTTTCCCGGAGTTAGTGAGCCGCATCATCTCCGCACGAGGCGTATCGGTAGTTATTGTGCGATTGAGGTACATGTGCGCATGGACGGAGGGATTACGTTGGAAGAAGCTCATACTACGGCTACGGCTATTGAACATAAATTAAAAACGATGCTTGGCGAAGGTACGCTGATTAATATTCATGTAGAACCCAAGAAGTAA
- a CDS encoding NAD-dependent epimerase/dehydratase family protein translates to MESILITGASGFIGSFIVEEALKRKFGVWAGIRSSSSREYLRNRKIHILELDFAHPNELRAQLSGHKGTYNKFDYIIHCAGVTKCADKREFDRVNYLQTKYFVDTLRELNMIPKQFIYISTLSVFGPVHERTYQPITEEDSPMPNTAYGLSKLKAELYLQSIPAFPYVIYRPTGVYGPREKDYYLMAKSIKQHTDFAVGFRRQDLTFVYVKDIVQAVFLGIEKQACRRAYFLADGQVYRSRAFSDLIRKELGNPFVIRIVCPLIILKVVSLLAEFWAVRSKKPSTLNSDKYNIMKQRNWQCDISPAVRELGFAPQYNLEQGVRETIAWYKNEGWL, encoded by the coding sequence ATGGAAAGTATATTAATAACAGGAGCCAGTGGATTTATCGGAAGTTTCATCGTGGAAGAAGCGTTGAAGCGGAAGTTCGGTGTGTGGGCGGGTATCCGTTCGAGCAGCAGCCGGGAATATCTGCGAAACCGTAAGATACACATTCTGGAACTGGATTTTGCACACCCCAATGAATTGCGTGCGCAGCTTTCCGGCCATAAGGGAACATATAATAAGTTCGATTATATCATCCATTGTGCCGGTGTCACCAAATGTGCCGACAAACGGGAGTTTGACCGGGTGAATTATTTGCAGACGAAATACTTTGTCGATACTCTTCGTGAACTGAATATGATACCAAAGCAATTTATCTATATCAGTACGCTGAGTGTGTTTGGCCCTGTTCATGAGAGAACTTATCAGCCGATTACGGAAGAAGACTCCCCTATGCCCAATACTGCTTACGGGTTGAGTAAACTTAAAGCGGAGCTTTACTTGCAAAGCATACCCGCTTTCCCTTATGTCATCTATCGCCCCACGGGAGTGTACGGTCCGCGTGAAAAAGATTACTACCTGATGGCTAAGTCCATCAAGCAGCACACGGACTTTGCTGTTGGCTTTCGCCGGCAGGATCTGACGTTTGTTTATGTGAAAGATATTGTGCAGGCTGTATTCCTCGGTATTGAAAAACAGGCATGCCGACGTGCCTATTTCCTGGCAGACGGACAGGTGTACCGTAGCCGCGCTTTTTCCGACCTGATCCGAAAAGAATTGGGTAATCCGTTTGTAATTCGGATAGTATGCCCATTAATTATATTGAAAGTTGTATCTTTGCTCGCTGAATTCTGGGCGGTGCGTAGCAAGAAGCCCAGCACTCTCAATTCTGATAAGTATAACATAATGAAACAACGCAATTGGCAATGTGACATCAGCCCGGCTGTAAGAGAGTTGGGATTTGCACCTCAGTACAATCTGGAACAAGGTGTAAGGGAGACTATTGCCTGGTATAAGAACGAGGGATGGCTTTAG
- a CDS encoding phosphatase PAP2 family protein: MALDLFKKVETRKGLFAVEKITLIYNLLTSILILFLFQEMDHPVQMLIDRAMIAGMTFLLMYLYRLAPCKFSAFVRIAIQMSLLSYWYPDTFEFNRIFPNLDHVFASVEQWMFGGQPAVWFCLRFPHMWVSEPFNMGYFFYYPMILIVVVWYFIYRFELFEKLSFVLVTSFFIYYLIYIFVPVAGPQFYFPAIGDDNVAQGVFPSIGDYFNHNQELLPGPGYDHGFFYNLVEGSQQIGERPTAAFPSSHVGISTILMIMAWRGSRRLFACLFPFYVLLCCATVYIQAHYLIDSIVGFVSAFGLYVVVTWMFKRWFAQPMFK, from the coding sequence ATGGCTTTAGATTTATTTAAAAAGGTAGAAACCCGGAAGGGGTTATTTGCAGTTGAGAAGATAACACTTATATATAATTTGTTGACTTCGATTTTGATCTTGTTTCTTTTTCAGGAAATGGATCATCCGGTGCAGATGTTGATTGACCGTGCAATGATTGCGGGCATGACGTTTTTATTGATGTATCTTTACCGGCTGGCACCCTGTAAGTTTTCCGCCTTTGTGCGTATTGCTATCCAGATGTCCTTGCTTTCCTATTGGTATCCCGATACGTTTGAGTTCAACCGGATATTTCCGAATCTGGACCATGTGTTTGCTTCGGTGGAGCAGTGGATGTTCGGTGGTCAGCCGGCGGTATGGTTCTGCCTCCGTTTCCCGCATATGTGGGTGAGTGAGCCGTTCAATATGGGATACTTCTTCTACTATCCGATGATTTTGATTGTGGTAGTGTGGTACTTTATTTATCGTTTTGAACTTTTCGAGAAGTTATCGTTCGTGCTGGTCACTTCTTTCTTTATCTATTATCTGATTTATATCTTTGTTCCGGTGGCAGGTCCACAGTTCTATTTCCCGGCTATTGGTGATGATAATGTGGCGCAGGGTGTGTTTCCTTCTATCGGAGATTACTTCAATCATAACCAGGAACTACTGCCTGGGCCGGGATACGATCATGGATTCTTTTACAATCTGGTAGAGGGTTCACAGCAGATCGGTGAACGCCCTACAGCTGCTTTCCCCAGTTCGCATGTGGGAATTTCCACTATCCTAATGATTATGGCGTGGCGTGGTAGCCGCAGGTTGTTTGCTTGTCTGTTTCCCTTCTATGTACTGCTTTGCTGTGCCACGGTGTACATTCAGGCGCACTATTTGATTGATTCGATTGTAGGCTTTGTTTCAGCTTTTGGTCTGTATGTGGTGGTGACGTGGATGTTTAAGCGGTGGTTTGCACAGCCGATGTTCAAGTAA